Sequence from the Heterodontus francisci isolate sHetFra1 unplaced genomic scaffold, sHetFra1.hap1 HAP1_SCAFFOLD_91, whole genome shotgun sequence genome:
caattcagtaagctttaaaatactcatggacaaagatgagagtggtcctaaaggaagagtgctaaattgggggaaggccaactataccaaaattcggcaggagctgggaaatgtagattgggagcagctgtttgaaggtaaatccacatgtgatatgtgggaggcttttaaagagaggttgattagcgtgcaggagagaaatgttcctgtgaaaatgacggatagaaatggcaagattagggaaccatggatgacaggtgaaattgtgagaccagctaagaggaaaaaggaagcagacataaggtctaggcggctgatgaaagacgaagctttgaaagaatatcgggaatgtaggaccaatctgaaacgaggaattaagagggctaaaaggggtcatgaaatatctttagcaaacagggttaaggaaaatcccaaagccttttattcatatataaggagaaagagggtaactagagaaaggattggcccactaaaggacaaaggaggaatgttatgcttggactcagagaaaatgggggagattctaaatgagtactttgcatcggtattcaccgaggagagggacatgatggatgttgaggttaggaacagatatttgattactctaggtcaagtcggcataaggagggaggaagtgttgggtattctaaagggcattaaggtggacaagtccccaggtccggatgggatctatcccaggttactgagggaagcgagagaggaaatagctggggccttaacagatatctttgcagcatccttaaacacgggtgaggtcccggaggactggagaattgctaatgttgtccccttgtttaagaagggtagcagggataatccaggtaattatagaccggtgagcctgacgtcagtggtagggaagctgctggagaagatactgagggataggatctattcccatttggaagaaaatgggctcatcagtgataggcagcatggttttgtgcagggaaggtcatgtcttaccaacttaatagaattctttgaggaagtgacaaagttgattgatgagggaagggctgtcgatgtcatatacatggacttcagtaaggcgtttgataaggttccccatggcaggctgatggagaaagtgaaggcgcttggggtccaaggtgtactagctagatggataaagaactggctgggcaacaggagacagagagtagcagtagaagggagtttctcaaaatggagacgtgtgaccagtggtgttccacagggatccgtgctgggaccactgttgtttgtgatatacattaatgatttggagcaaagtataggtggactgattagcaagtttgcagacgacactaagattggtggagtagcagatagtgaaggggactgtcagagaatacagcagcatacagatagattggagagttgggcagagaaatggcagatggagttcaatcagggcaaatgcgaggtgatgcattttggaagatccaattcaagagtgaactatacagtaaatggaaaagtcctggggaaaattgatgtccagagagatttgggtgttcaggtccactgttccctgaaggtggcaacgcaggtaaatagagtggtcaagaaggcatacggcatgctttccttcatcggacggggcattgagtacaagagttggcaggtcatgttacagttgtataggactttggttcggccacatttggaatactgcgtacagttctggtcgccacattatcaaaaggatgtggatgctttggagagggtgcagaggaggttcaccaggatgttgcctggtacggagggcgctagctatgaagagaggttgagtagattaggattattttcattagaaagatggaggttgaggggagacctgattgaggtgtacaaaatcatgagaggtatagacagggtggatagcaagaggcttttttcccagagtgggggtttcaattactagaggacacgagttcaaagtgaaaggggaacagtttaggggggatatgcgtggaatgttctttacgcagagggtggtgggcacctggaacgcattgccagcggaggtggtagatgcgggcacgatggagtcttttaagatgtatctagacagatacatgaacgggcaggaagaaaagagatacagaaccttagaaaataggcgacatttttagagagaggatctggatcggcgcaggcttggagggccgaagggcctgttcctgtgctgtaattatctttgttctttgttcttaattcgttaaataatactatgattgaacagcaggttgTGATCGACTCAGCCAAAGTTTGTAAAAATTCCTGTCAATAAATCTTCCAAAAGGGAGTGTGAGGATCTCCTGGTTCCGACTGTCTAAGGGATACAGGACTAGGAATCAGCAACTAACCCCAGAGATTCACAGTAAAGACTGTGTaaatgaggacatttaacaaccgggagctgaaactctgggacgggctctattgtcactgtgtttgtgtgtccggtataatcgcggcaggtccgtgtctcttgtttagaatgaaacTATGAAGATCGCCATTCCGTATTACacacattgaccgcgggtttcactccggttagacaaacctttgctgacTGAAATTAATTCTTCAAGGTCCcaccaaacacaccggctccctccttcctcccatgtttctgtcggattgttttgagaggagagtttgaataataacaaacaccctccAGGGAGAGgcggcaatttgaacatctaaatgggatcagctcccggctttctaggttatagattccctgcacccctccccaccctccctccaccctaaccccatgttcagtttcattgttcagacattgatgagggtgaaatgggcaaagttcccttaaataaaagcaaaatactgcggatgctggaaatctgaaataaaaacaagaaatgctggaaccactcagcaggtctggcagcatctgtggaaagagaagcagagttaacgtttcagatcagtgaccaaagttcccattgagttttgaagctgaattgttgcagagatctgcgcacgcgcgatataaCCCAGcccactatgacgtcatcatgagGCGAAGACCGcatgcacacccctcccccagctgTGCCTGTGAGCGCCATTCACCGAGTGAGTGGAAGATTGTTTAGTCATGTCAAGCAGGAGAAGATCTTAAGAACATAACAAAGATGACCAAGAGTAGATTATTTGACCTCTCCAccctactctgccatttaatatgatcatggctgatgtgattgtgCTCAACTAGACTTTCCTGGCTGTCCCAAGAACGATTTGctgccttgcagatcaaaaatctatccatcacAGCCATGGACTAACAGTTATATAATGCACCCCACACTCAATTACATGACGTGAAACAgatggacacagtacaaatatgatTCACATCGATTAGGAGTGCCTAAAAACACTGAGTCCAcaatgccattcaataatatttccttacaggtacagaatgaatgccacaCTCACAAACTCTACCAGTCACAGAAAAACACAGAATAAGCAACACATTCACAAACAATACCAGAGACACAGAGATACTGAATGAATCACATTCTCACTGTCAGTTGCGGAGATGGATGAAAAATGAActaatccacactcacattcagtttgagagactgatggatacagaaatatattcacactcacaggcagtaccagaaactgacatacaGCACATGAATCCTACCTCATACAGAGTACCAGAGGCTGACATGATGAACTGGAACCAGACATAGTCGCATAACAGAAAATAAATGTTACAGAATAATGTACTCATTTAGATACGTCAAACTCACATAGTGTTGGTGGTATAATGCTGAGAATatctgctttccaagcagttgacctgagtTCTCTGCTTCAGGTCAGACCTCAATTCTTGTATAATGCAGCTTCATTTTATAACTTAAAGATGATCAATGTGATTTCCAAATTAAAACTTACAAAAGACTCTCATCATCCATGTGCATCTCCCACAATGCTGAACTTCAATTTTCTTTCAACGAAATTTATGTTGAAGAAGACATGTCCTCTAAACTAATAAATGAGTTCACAGTCAGAAACAAGAGTGTGCAGATCTTtgttaaataataataaaaagggagATAGGTAAAGTTCAATTCACACACGGTGCTCTGGGTAAAGATTGAACCTACATTCAGATAACAGAGAATGAATTAATGTAAGGTAAACTCACACTCTCAGACTAGGAACTGACGGGGACAGAGTACAAACTACACACagacaaaatattttaaaaaaactgTTTTAAAACCGAACAAGTCAATGCAATTTATAAAATGATTCTCATCATCCATGTACGTCTCCCGTAAATTTATCATTTTTTGAATAAATATAGATTTAAAATAGCCTTTAAACTGATCAGTTTTCAGTCAGAAACTAATAGTAAACATAAAGttatttacagcaccgaaggaggctatttggcccatcgagtccatgacagctctccacagtgcaatccaatcacactcactccaccgctcgatccctgtagctctgcaagtttaattccttcaaatgctgtgtcaataatctcttgaataattgattgtctctacttccagctCCCTTGTGGGAAGTGacttccagatcatcaccactcacTCCGTGTTCACCCGACATCTCCTGCCCAAAATACTGAATTTCTGTCACTGTGTCCTTGTACAATGAGCTAATGGGAAGtgtttttccttgtctcacttgtcATGATGTTTCACACTTGATGTAAATGTCCCTTCAGTCAGCTCGTCCACTGATCTTGCCTGTCACCTTTCCACCAATATGCCTGACTTTCTGACTCCCTCTACtactgtctcttcaactgtttcaatgttgttgattcaatggagaacaaacccatctctatcgacttcacacattctgataaatctactctgtaccctcaaataaccagaactggatgcaatactccactacAACACTGTCACTGTGCTTATTTTACACATCCGTATTTCTTGCTTTGAAAGAAGCAGCGAACTCGAATGGAACACGAAGCCGGTGCTCTTATTTTAAACATACAGAAACAAGGAGTATGGAATTCAAACCCACGCATGCAGAGCACAACAGATTAGCAGTTCATCGTTTTAATCACTCGGCCACCTTGTCTTCTGTGAGTAAGCTGAAGTGCGGAGGAATGATCCGTGCAGAATGAAAAAGGTGACGGGCTGGTGCCAGCAAAACTGAAACAGTTGAAGAGAGAGTAGCAGAGGGATTGAGAAAGTCAGGGATATcggtggataggtgacaggcaagaGCAATGGACTGAGCTGACTGCTGTGAAATGTTGTGGCTTCGCAGAACACTAAATTTGATTTGTTATCTAAAGTAAGCAATCAGATAAATACAGAACCTCAAGAATTGACttcattgtaaaccagccaatcacgAACATGGTTTTCACCCATCCTTCATTAACATAGATCTCTGGGGATGTGTATAAACTGCGAGTTCCgaatttaagagccacccacaacgtcTCTCAAAAAGCTACAACATTATCTCTATAATATCAATTTGTTTTGATATTTTTAGCAAGTGACTTGTATTTTCTaaatgcctttgtgatctctgttttaatcccacagattctggttaacacagtttcactgcccgtgcgatcttcctgtctctacttaataatgtccCGATCATTAATTACTGACCATTTGTGAGCTTTGTTAATggacgcgttcatattcggcccctttgcTATATTTCGATAATAAAATCTGATTTAACGCACATACATCATTTCTCAGTCACTCATATCCCGAGATCAAGTTTGTCCTCAATAAGTAATCAGCACATTATCTAGAAACCCCGGTGGTgtgggaaccctcagtctcactctttgacacctgaCACTAAGATTATAAACTCCGCTGTTGTCTCTCACCAATAGGGTTCAATCTATAATCAGCGATGCAGTATCATTCGGAACATTGAGCTGAAAtggttacagaatgctgtgaaagaggcttTCTGTCCGCTGGTTATACAATGTTTCAAAAAGGATAGAGAGTGAACTCGAATCGATGGCGGAATGTGAAAGCCAATCTGGAAATTGTTACCACATGCAGAATAATACAAtataaaaaagattttaaaatatttgcggtaaaaccaagttacctaaaaatgtgatgatctatattgaagccgctctgtgttttacaaatatattggcgggattttcaaatttgaaaaatcgtttgcagtctgacaatttcgcgccgttattttccgccctcatctccttggcgtctccggATTGGTGAATTCAGCCGCTCTCTGATTGGTCACATGAAGAGTACAATGACACCCAATACAGAGTGACAAATCACCAGTGCCCCCGACACCATTCCTCTCGAAGGTATAAATGGGACTATTGTGGGCGGTTCTCAGCAGTCTTCCTGAAAGTATTTgtcagattgtggaaatgtctggaagagggaagaccggtggtaaagctcggtccaaggccaagtctcgcgcctcccgggctggactgcagttccctgtGGGCCGTGTTCCCCAAGAAAACCACCGCTCGGAGCACAAGAGCAAGTGAAGCGGCCTGACTTAAATCtgcgaacccaaaggctcttttcagagccacccactttatctgttaAAAGGCTGCTTGCTGTCTGAGAAGGCAATTTTATAATGCTAGCGCTGCTTTGTATTGGCCTACAACGAGGGCACTTGCCCCATCGTGTATGTCCCGGCCGAAAAACGgcccacctattctcatcccaccttccagcattcagaccgtcgccctgcagattacagcatttaagatgcatatccagattccttttgaatgagttgggggtctctgcctcaactaccctttcaggcagtgagttccagaccaccaccaccctctgggtgaaaataaaattctcgttttccctctaatttttctgcctatCACTTTAAACATATGCCGCacagtcactgaactctctgctcagagtcttcacctccactctctccaggcTCGCCAAAatgttgcacatttcaatcagatctcccctcagccatctcagTACTGGATTCGGGCATTTAGCTGCTCGCCTCTGGCGATATTTGTCAGGGAGTTTAGCAAATCTACCGTTTATGCAAACGTAAGCTTTTACACAATGATCGGCTCTCTAATAAAATGATCTACTCTAAACCACATTTCTCTGACAACAGGAGATCGCAGATCTTTGTTTTGCCGATTTGGTGGCTGTTAAAAGAGATgttgtgttatttgatgccaaTCTCAGATCagggcagggtgagtttaggcgcgCTCCCCGCGGATACGGCGGGCCAGCCGGATGTCTTTGGGcttgatggtgactcgcttggcatggatggcgcacaggttggtgtccttaAAGGGctccaccaggtaagcctcgctggcctcctgcagggccatgacggccgatCTCTGGaggcgcaggtctgtcttgaagtcctgcgcgatctcccgcaccaggcgctggatgggcagtttgcggatgagcagctcggtggatttctggaAGCGGCGGATCTCCCCCAGAGCCACAGTGctgggtctgtaacggtgaggttCTTCACTCCGCCcatggctggagcgctcttgcgggccggtTTGGTcgccagctgcttgcggggagcttcccctccggtcgatttgcgcgctgtctgcttggttctggctATTTTGGTAGAAGATGTGGAACAAAGACACTGCAAATGTTGAGGCTGCTCAGGGACTGTCTATTTAAGACAGTAGAGGGACCGCCCTTgtgttgtgattggatgcagccccgtccatcagtcaagtttgaaatcagctccgggaagtcaaagggcggcgggaaatgctgtgcactgattggttgaaCTGTAACTGAAACTGAAATTTTATCAATTTCAAAAAGGCCGCTAATTTCAGATgagcaaacaaggcaaagattaAAAAGCACCTAATTTGGcgggaacaattataaaatctcacTCCTTGCACGTTTATTTCTTTCCTCCTAGATCCCACTCTGTGTTTTACAACACAGTTTGAATAGTTTTCTCTGGCGGGAATAAAGCGCCAGTCATTACTTACTATAACGGCAGTAAATTCCGCTTCGTGCCGGCAGTTCAGACCCTCAGGAATAAATTATCAAATGCAAACGTTTAATTCATGACGCGTTCGATAAATAATGAAGAGAAAAAGACAGTGAAATTTATGTGACATGTAAAtttactgagagaatggaatgatgCATAAAAGCCGTTGTTGATAAAGATAAACAATATTCAGATAACTTGATCTTATTAATTCAAGTTGCcatgtcactgctctctctgtgagtctttgggtggctcttagaagagcctttgtgtttggtACAAAGGGTGgatttgtttagccgccgaatccatagagattgcggccctggcgtttcagagcgtacaccacatccatggcggtgaccgtcttgcgctttgtGTGCTCAGTGTTCgtgaccgcatctctgatcacattatccaggaaaaccttcagcaccccgcggttctcctcatcgatcaaacccgagatgAGCTTTACtccaccacggcgagccaggcggcggattgctggcttggtgataccctggatgttatcacgaagcactttgcggtgccgctttgctccgcctttgcccaatcttttgcctcctttacctcttccagacatgacatttcttcactcaactcGTTGCTGAATGAGAAACGAGCTGTTTCTGCTGCCTTTTTTATGCAGCTCGCCCGGACCTGACTGAAAAAcgggcagagagtgagaggcagggcaGGGAGGAAATTGAGTGACAGACAGAGCTGTGAAATGTCTTTCATCCTCCagctccgcctcccacttgctTCAACCGCCAATTCAAAAACAAAACTCTCAACAATAGAGCTCAGCACAaaacttccagactcggcctttatAGTCAAAGATAACAGAAACCCGGAGCTGTCAAATAAGGATCTATAACAATTAAAAGTTGATCATCTACCCGCCTAAGCacagtgcttccgatcacaagtcaacccGTTTCCACACACCTCCCCTCCCAGACGGATTGAGTATTTTGCTAACACCTTACCCCAGCTGAATTAGAGAAACTCATgtattggggtttgagttgtgacgcGGGAATTCTCGCCAGTATTCCTGTGTTAGACCCTCTCACTCTGAATTAGTGAAAGGAGCATGAACTGTGACTGTACCGAACATATCCCCAGTTGCAGTGAGGACGGGACATCCCTCTGTTTTGTtgcagagagtgggggaagggctgaGTGTAGTgtatgtcagcgagtcaccagggatcctgtatttacttcccatcatttctatgtgaaatgtgcacacggcggcgtgacagggatcatttgatagggggatcagctctttcctgagaaatgtgggtggctctgaaaagagcctttgggttcagatgACTGCAAGTTTCCCGTgcagtttcacttctttccaggggctgctttctgagcctttgctgctttcggcttTGTTTTGCCCCTTGATGATTGAACTTTCTTGAGCACCTTTCCGCACTCTTGGGTTTTTTGGCCTTCTTCACAGGAGACTTTTTCGGAAGCGCTGCTTACTTCGCTGGGGATTTCTTTGGCGTTGCCGCCTTCTTGCTGGtcactttcttgcctgctgctttcttcgctgccgatttcttggctgctagtttcttgactggtaatttcttggctgctgatttctttgCTGTCACTTTCTTGCCAGCTGTTTTCTTCACGAAAGTTTTTTTGCCTGCTCCTGACTTGACTTTCTTTCCCACATTTCCCTGGGTTCCCTGCTTAGGGAttctgaaggagccggaggcgcccgtTCCATTgcactgcaccagggagcctttattcacattcctcctgatactttgcttgatttgtGTCCTGTACTTCCCCACATCCACACCGCTccgacccagagccttctttatggcgggcaGTGAGGTCCCCTTGCGATCGGAGCAATCCGCCACAATCTTGAGGATCTTCTCGCTCAACGTGGGACCGGCTgacttgttccggggagccgctttcttcttcttgggagtcttgacttcagcggcggcggctggaggagccgtttcggcgcctgctgtatcggtcatgtccgggactctgcacaaattctccctgtcagtcagaactgggtcagaaatgaagccggtggtggcggcacagagcaacttaaaggcagtgagcggacgggggcggagacaacctgctgtttctctctggtcctaaacactcaaattccactgaaattcgggtacTGCAAAATCCcagactagatccttcctgtctctaaCATCAGAATCCTTGCTGTCGAAAAGTTTGTACTTGAAGTAAAGACTCAATTTTTGACTGAAACCCGTTTTTTACTGCACTGATGGCGCTCTC
This genomic interval carries:
- the LOC137361663 gene encoding histone H1-like — its product is MTDTAGAETAPPAAAAEVKTPKKKKAAPRNKSAGPTLSEKILKIVADCSDRKGTSLPAIKKALGRSGVDVGKYRTQIKQSIRRNVNKGSLVQCNGTGASGSFRIPKQGTQGNVGKKVKSGAGKKTFVKKTAGKKVTAKKSAAKKLPVKKLAAKKSAAKKAAGKKVTSKKAATPKKSPAK
- the LOC137361682 gene encoding histone H4-like, with amino-acid sequence MSGRGKGGKRLGKGGAKRHRKVLRDNIQGITKPAIRRLARRGGVKLISGLIDEENRGVLKVFLDNVIRDAVTNTEHTKRKTVTAMDVVYALKRQGRNLYGFGG